A part of Phoenix dactylifera cultivar Barhee BC4 unplaced genomic scaffold, palm_55x_up_171113_PBpolish2nd_filt_p 000489F, whole genome shotgun sequence genomic DNA contains:
- the LOC103698411 gene encoding WUSCHEL-related homeobox 4 — protein sequence MKDQQLAVGGIWEQQLQDPSSPSSSSSSSSSSSTTITSSLTISFKRLRPLAPKLTATANAATTSSSATQTNTCLDLKGFHTPTAKCTAQNPDSAQVEMQPGGTRWNPTPEQIRVLEALYRGGMRTPNAHQIERITGELSKHGRIEGKNVFYWFQNHKARERQKQKRSALLALSSSNNDSSASPPIMTLVSTSSRGGGGGEEADQECYDGSCKRKCRSWGRLGLDVVEEGGGDRTLELFPLHPEGKQTR from the exons ATGAAGGATCAACAGCTCGCAGTAGGAGGCATCTGGGAGCAGCAACTGCAAGacccctcctccccttcctcctcttcgtcctcctcctcctcctcctccaccaccatcacTTCCTCCTTGACAATCAGCTTCAAGCGCCTCCGCCCACTTGCACCCAAGCTGACGGCCACCGCCAACGCTGCCACCACCTCCAGTTCTGCTACTCAAACAAACACCTGTCTTGATCTCAAGGGCTTCCACACCCCCACGGCCAAATGCACTGCCCAAAACCCAGATTCCGCTCAA GTGGAGATGCAACCAGGAGGGACGAGGTGGAATCCGACACCGGAGCAGATAAGGGTGCTGGAGGCTCTGTACAGGGGCGGGATGCGGACACCGAATGCCCACCAGATTGAGCGCATCACGGGCGAGCTCAGCAAGCACGGGCGGATTGAAGGGAAGAACGTCTTTTACTGGTTCCAGAACCACAAGGCCCGCGAGCGCCAGAAGCAGAAGCGCAGCGCCCTCCTCGCCCTGAGCAGCAGCAACAACGACAGCAGTGCTTCTCCTCCAATCATGACTCTAGTCTCTACTAGTTCCAGG ggagggggaggaggagaagaagcggATCAGGAGTGCTATGACGGGAGTTGCAAGCGTAAATGCAGGAGCTGGGGACGCCTCGGGCTGGACGTCGTGGAAGAGGGTGGGGGTGACCGCACCCTGGAGCTCTTCCCTCTGCACCCGGAGGGGAAGCAGACGAGATAG